One window from the genome of Acidobacteriota bacterium encodes:
- the pal gene encoding peptidoglycan-associated lipoprotein Pal has translation MSRFSLSSLLVVGALSLATACGGKTPPATSPTTPPPGPQAFPGAGGTPSTRPPVPQAPDAPPVISAEPLVVSSDPLATMDTDEINRQAPLGPVFFKYDSDSVDEEGQKVLTDNAAILKKYPTWAITIEGHSDERGTAEYNLALGERRALSAKSYLLSLGISADRIRTVSYGKEFPFDPGHDEAAWAKNRRGHFVVTAK, from the coding sequence ATGTCACGTTTCTCGCTCTCGTCTCTTCTGGTGGTTGGTGCGCTGTCGCTTGCCACGGCATGCGGTGGCAAGACGCCGCCCGCGACCAGCCCCACGACTCCGCCGCCCGGACCTCAGGCATTTCCCGGCGCCGGCGGCACACCATCCACACGCCCACCGGTGCCGCAGGCGCCCGACGCACCGCCTGTCATCTCCGCAGAGCCGCTCGTCGTCTCGTCAGACCCGCTCGCGACCATGGATACGGATGAAATTAACCGGCAGGCGCCGCTTGGTCCCGTGTTTTTCAAGTACGACAGTGATTCGGTGGACGAAGAAGGACAGAAGGTGCTGACCGACAACGCGGCCATCCTCAAGAAGTACCCCACATGGGCCATCACCATTGAGGGCCATAGCGATGAACGTGGCACCGCCGAATACAACCTGGCGCTCGGCGAACGTCGCGCCCTGTCCGCGAAGAGTTATCTGCTCTCACTCGGGATTTCGGCAGACCGCATTCGCACGGTGAGCTACGGCAAAGAGTTTCCGTTTGACCCCGGTCACGATGAGGCCGCCTGGGCCAAGAACCGCCGGGGCCACTTCGTCGTCACGGCGAAATAG
- a CDS encoding PD40 domain-containing protein, translating to MRVTFFVATALCGTALAAWTPPIGTTEVTSMPLDQQTEIRTSIGGASGRLPRLAIPAFLMTGADAELQDAAKTLGDVLWKDLEFEREFQMISQAGAAQVPSAPAESLPYDSWNQIGADDVLVGSVVRADGNLQLDVRVMNVERKVATFGKRYTCSLRGVRLCAHTIADELHKERFGLDGVARTKFAFVSDRDGERMGGTIEARSIKEVYVADYDGFRPSRVTVRGSLNLAPSWSPDSRAIVYQSHQSGFVDIYVQKLYEVQVQLGRPARGTDRAQNFLPAWSPDGTRIAYASSRDGNWEIYVVKVDGTDMRRLTSHPSDDSAPAWSPNGTQIAFTSDRGGSNQIYIMSADGGPATKMTSEARKADRPTWALDFIAYSAEVPGGVEIKKVNVGTRDVVQLTDGPGSNESPTVSPNGRHIAFVTTRWGKEHIAVMDADGKNVRQITNAGNNRYPRWSTR from the coding sequence ATGCGTGTTACTTTTTTTGTCGCGACGGCCCTGTGCGGAACCGCGCTCGCGGCGTGGACCCCGCCGATCGGCACGACAGAGGTCACCTCAATGCCGCTCGATCAGCAGACCGAGATCCGCACGAGTATTGGCGGCGCCAGCGGCCGGCTGCCGCGCCTCGCGATTCCAGCGTTCCTCATGACTGGCGCCGATGCCGAACTCCAGGATGCGGCCAAGACACTCGGCGATGTCTTGTGGAAGGACCTCGAGTTCGAGCGCGAATTCCAGATGATCAGTCAGGCCGGCGCCGCGCAGGTGCCGTCTGCGCCCGCGGAATCCCTTCCCTACGACTCATGGAACCAGATCGGCGCCGACGATGTGCTGGTGGGGAGCGTGGTGCGGGCCGACGGAAACCTGCAACTCGATGTGCGCGTGATGAACGTGGAGCGCAAGGTGGCGACCTTCGGCAAGCGATACACCTGTTCATTGCGAGGCGTGCGCCTTTGCGCGCATACCATCGCCGACGAACTGCACAAGGAACGATTCGGTCTCGACGGTGTGGCGCGGACCAAGTTCGCGTTTGTCTCAGACCGCGATGGTGAACGGATGGGCGGCACGATCGAAGCCCGGTCGATCAAGGAAGTGTATGTGGCCGACTACGACGGCTTCAGGCCCAGCCGCGTGACCGTGCGCGGCTCGCTCAATCTGGCGCCCTCATGGTCGCCCGACAGCCGCGCGATCGTGTATCAGTCTCACCAGTCGGGGTTTGTCGATATCTACGTGCAGAAGCTGTACGAAGTGCAGGTGCAGCTCGGCCGGCCGGCTCGCGGCACTGATCGCGCACAGAACTTCCTGCCGGCATGGTCGCCCGACGGCACCCGCATCGCGTACGCGTCCAGTCGCGACGGTAACTGGGAGATCTATGTCGTCAAGGTGGACGGCACCGACATGCGACGGCTGACGTCGCATCCGTCAGACGACAGCGCTCCCGCGTGGTCGCCAAACGGCACGCAGATCGCGTTCACGTCAGACCGCGGCGGCAGCAACCAGATCTACATCATGAGCGCCGACGGCGGGCCGGCCACCAAGATGACCAGCGAGGCCAGAAAGGCCGACCGTCCCACGTGGGCGCTCGACTTCATCGCATACAGCGCCGAAGTGCCTGGCGGTGTCGAGATCAAGAAAGTCAACGTCGGCACCCGCGACGTCGTACAGTTGACTGATGGTCCTGGCTCCAATGAAAGTCCCACCGTCTCTCCCAACGGACGCCACATTGCGTTTGTGACGACACGCTGGGGCAAGGAACACATCGCCGTCATGGATGCCGACGGAAAAAACGTGCGGCAAATCACCAACGCCGGCAACAACCGCTACCCACGCTGGTCAACTCGCTAG
- a CDS encoding PD40 domain-containing protein produces MRATALVAAALFGTTLAAWAPAIHTDDVTSVPLDDQQTEIRASIGGGSGRLPRLAIPAFLVTGADAEVQEASATLAEVLWNDLEFEREFLMISRQGVSQIPAAPAESLPYDLWNQIGADEVLVGSVRRVDGNIQFDVRMMNVERKVSTFGRRYTCSLRGLRLCAHTVADEVHKERFGLDGVARTKFAFTSDRDGDRMGDTIEARSVKEVYVSDYDGFRASRVTTRGSLNLAPAWAPDSRAIVYQSHQSGFVDIYVQKLYEAQAQQVRPARGTDRTQNFLPDWSPDGTRIAYASSQDGNWDIYVVNVDGSDMRRLTSDKSTDSSPTWSPNGLQIAFTSNRGGSNQIYMMSADGGPVTKLTSEARRADRPTWAGGYIVYSAETPDDRVEIKRIDVGTRKVDQLTDGASNESPTVAPNGRHIAFVTTRWGKGEQIAVMNLDGKNVRQVTFVGNNRYPSWSASPQGR; encoded by the coding sequence ATGCGTGCGACTGCCCTCGTTGCCGCCGCGTTGTTCGGAACCACACTCGCGGCCTGGGCTCCGGCGATCCACACGGACGACGTCACGTCCGTGCCGCTTGATGATCAGCAGACGGAGATTCGCGCAAGTATTGGCGGCGGCAGCGGCCGCCTGCCCCGCCTCGCGATTCCTGCCTTCCTGGTGACCGGTGCCGATGCCGAGGTGCAGGAGGCGTCCGCGACACTTGCTGAGGTGCTGTGGAACGACCTCGAGTTCGAGCGCGAATTCCTGATGATCAGCCGGCAAGGCGTCAGCCAGATTCCTGCCGCGCCGGCCGAGTCACTCCCCTACGACCTCTGGAATCAGATTGGCGCCGATGAGGTGCTGGTCGGAAGTGTGCGGCGTGTGGACGGCAACATCCAGTTCGACGTGCGGATGATGAATGTCGAGCGGAAGGTCTCCACGTTCGGCCGGCGCTACACCTGTTCACTGCGCGGCCTCCGGCTCTGCGCGCATACGGTGGCCGACGAAGTGCACAAGGAGCGGTTCGGCCTCGATGGCGTGGCGCGGACCAAATTCGCCTTCACGTCGGACCGCGATGGCGATCGCATGGGCGACACCATCGAGGCGCGCTCGGTCAAGGAAGTGTATGTGTCGGACTACGACGGGTTCAGGGCCAGCCGCGTCACCACACGCGGGTCACTGAATCTGGCACCGGCCTGGGCTCCCGACAGCCGCGCCATCGTGTATCAGTCGCATCAGTCGGGCTTCGTGGACATCTACGTGCAGAAACTCTACGAGGCGCAGGCCCAGCAGGTGCGTCCGGCGCGCGGCACCGACCGCACCCAGAACTTCCTGCCCGACTGGTCTCCCGATGGCACTCGCATCGCCTATGCCTCGAGCCAGGACGGCAATTGGGACATCTACGTGGTCAACGTGGATGGCAGCGACATGCGCCGGTTGACGTCCGACAAGAGTACCGACAGTTCGCCCACGTGGTCGCCCAACGGGCTGCAGATCGCGTTCACCTCGAACAGAGGCGGCAGCAATCAGATTTACATGATGAGCGCCGACGGCGGCCCCGTGACGAAGTTAACGAGCGAGGCCCGGCGCGCAGACCGTCCGACGTGGGCGGGCGGCTACATCGTCTATAGCGCCGAGACGCCTGACGACCGCGTGGAGATCAAGCGCATTGACGTGGGCACCCGCAAGGTGGACCAGCTCACCGACGGCGCGTCGAATGAGAGTCCCACCGTGGCGCCCAATGGGCGGCACATCGCCTTCGTCACCACCCGGTGGGGCAAGGGCGAACAGATCGCAGTGATGAACCTGGACGGTAAGAACGTGCGACAGGTGACATTTGTCGGCAACAACAGATATCCCAGCTGGTCTGCCAGCCCCCAGGGAAGATAG
- a CDS encoding TonB C-terminal domain-containing protein → MRGAITDVIDARAKDDGGLTRLFGYSLAIHLIVFIGAVLIPSNWLSSEPVKPNVIEVSLGGSFGEKTTGVAPIAGRPVEKAVPDPPRPEPVKPVPPPKPDVMPTPTKAVTPAKVPEKVPEKAAPPAVTPPKPPTTGKHVQVGTAVTDTGATGIGQGLTQAGGGGTGGVVDLNTFDPVWTKQMVDAIRKVWNNLQQETGWSEILFIVARDGKVIARDPVASSGSFILDQEARRAVGLAMIPPLPRDYKESTLRVRLRFDYGVK, encoded by the coding sequence GTGAGAGGCGCGATCACCGACGTCATCGACGCACGTGCGAAAGACGACGGAGGGCTGACGCGGCTCTTTGGATATTCCCTGGCCATCCACCTGATCGTTTTTATCGGCGCCGTGCTGATTCCCTCGAATTGGTTGTCGAGCGAACCGGTCAAGCCGAATGTGATTGAGGTGAGCCTGGGCGGTTCGTTTGGCGAAAAGACGACGGGAGTCGCGCCGATTGCCGGGCGACCGGTTGAGAAAGCCGTACCCGACCCGCCGCGCCCGGAACCGGTCAAGCCGGTGCCCCCACCAAAACCAGACGTCATGCCGACGCCGACCAAGGCCGTCACTCCGGCGAAGGTGCCTGAGAAAGTGCCCGAGAAGGCCGCGCCTCCAGCGGTGACTCCCCCGAAGCCGCCGACCACCGGAAAACACGTGCAGGTCGGCACGGCCGTGACCGATACAGGGGCCACAGGCATTGGACAGGGGTTGACGCAGGCCGGAGGCGGCGGCACGGGTGGCGTCGTAGACCTCAATACGTTTGATCCTGTCTGGACCAAACAAATGGTAGACGCGATCCGGAAAGTGTGGAACAACCTCCAGCAGGAAACGGGCTGGAGCGAGATCCTGTTTATCGTCGCGAGAGATGGCAAGGTCATCGCTCGGGACCCGGTTGCCTCGAGCGGGAGCTTTATCCTCGATCAGGAGGCGCGCCGAGCCGTGGGGCTGGCGATGATTCCTCCGCTGCCCCGCGACTACAAAGAGAGCACGCTTCGGGTTCGGCTACGCTTCGACTACGGAGTCAAATAG
- a CDS encoding biopolymer transporter ExbD: MPKVEQVSQGGGRSRRGRSQRVSTSLAEINVVPLVDVMLVLLIIFMVSAPMMQQGFGVRLPQSRSAQPIKAEPVYVTVPLSFERDRVVLLGKLRVGIRFLAERVSQELKDRPTRDVYVNGDADVTLQTLFTVLDTLKAGGVDRVQIATAPPDGRQFP; this comes from the coding sequence GTGCCAAAGGTCGAACAAGTCTCGCAGGGCGGCGGTCGCAGTCGGCGTGGACGGAGCCAACGTGTCTCCACGTCCCTCGCCGAGATCAATGTGGTGCCGCTGGTGGACGTTATGCTCGTGCTGCTCATCATCTTCATGGTGAGCGCGCCGATGATGCAGCAGGGCTTCGGCGTGCGCCTGCCCCAGTCGCGCAGTGCGCAGCCCATCAAAGCCGAACCGGTTTACGTCACCGTCCCTCTCAGCTTTGAGCGCGACAGGGTTGTACTCCTCGGGAAGTTGCGCGTCGGAATCCGGTTCCTGGCCGAGCGAGTTTCGCAGGAGCTGAAGGATCGCCCAACCCGAGACGTCTACGTCAATGGCGATGCGGACGTCACACTGCAGACCCTGTTCACCGTGCTGGACACTCTCAAGGCTGGAGGCGTGGACCGGGTCCAGATTGCCACCGCCCCACCCGACGGGAGACAGTTCCCGTGA
- a CDS encoding MotA/TolQ/ExbB proton channel family protein, producing the protein MLKDASPLSWAVLVILLLFSALSWGIIFHKRSQFRRAEKQTATFLEIFRKSSRFSEVHSVCGSLVASPLVGLFHMGYAELNTQLRAAGEVKPGSAVPRPTLRSLESLDRALLRATTVEVSRLESRIGFLATTASITPYIGLFGTVVGIMSSFQGIGETGSTNLAVVAPGIAEALVATAAGLFAAIPAVFFYNDLTYQVKGFAAAMDDFSMEFLNIAERNFS; encoded by the coding sequence CTGCTGAAAGACGCGTCGCCCCTCTCGTGGGCGGTGCTCGTCATTCTGCTGCTGTTCTCGGCATTGTCCTGGGGCATCATTTTTCACAAGCGGAGCCAGTTCCGTCGCGCGGAAAAACAGACGGCGACGTTCCTGGAGATCTTTCGCAAGAGCAGCCGCTTCTCCGAGGTCCACTCGGTGTGCGGCAGTCTGGTGGCCAGTCCCCTCGTGGGCCTGTTCCACATGGGATACGCGGAGTTGAACACGCAACTACGCGCGGCCGGTGAAGTCAAACCCGGTTCGGCTGTCCCGCGTCCTACTCTACGAAGCCTTGAGAGTCTGGACCGTGCGCTCCTGCGTGCCACTACCGTTGAGGTAAGCCGCCTGGAATCGCGCATCGGTTTCCTGGCGACCACCGCTTCAATCACGCCGTACATCGGATTGTTCGGCACGGTCGTGGGCATCATGTCGTCGTTTCAGGGCATTGGTGAAACCGGGTCGACCAATCTCGCGGTGGTGGCCCCTGGTATCGCCGAAGCGCTCGTGGCCACCGCGGCCGGGTTGTTTGCGGCGATCCCGGCGGTGTTTTTTTATAACGACCTGACGTACCAGGTGAAGGGCTTTGCCGCCGCGATGGATGACTTCTCGATGGAGTTCCTGAACATCGCCGAGCGGAATTTTTCCTGA
- the recN gene encoding DNA repair protein RecN, with protein sequence MLRFLAIRHLAVIDHLEVEFVPGLTVLTGETGAGKSMLVEAIDLLVGGRASADLVRTGEETATIQAIFEREDGREVIVRREISSQGRSRAFIDDALATSAALRQLGASLVDLHGQHEHQTLLNPLEHAGLVDAYAGHHELASDVARLFAEWRAAAGALERTRLSEREKAARIETVTFHLAELDRVAPTPGEDDRLAGDRQVLANVDRLERLSTEAYGALYDKEGSALESLAVVWKRVADLAEIDPRFAPYVDQRDEVKARLEDLAFMLRSYAGDLDASPERLQLTEDRLAAIERLKKKYGPTLDEVIASRQAFHDELAALEANDERAAVLEREAAAAAERFRLRALELSASRKAAGKRLSAALESALGQLAMPSARVDVRVSSSPDQPDTWTALGVDAVEFFLSPNPGEDLRPLARIASGGELSRIMLALKTLATPDVAGRTLIFDEVDAGIGGAAADAVGARLQQLGARFQVLCITHLPQIASRGVSHLHIAKQVKQGRTITAVSRLDGEDRELEIARMIAGQDVSAPILASARDMLAARRFVEDKAKGESESGSMAKAKGKRRGA encoded by the coding sequence ATGCTGCGCTTTCTTGCGATTCGTCATCTCGCGGTCATTGATCACCTCGAGGTGGAGTTTGTGCCGGGGCTCACGGTGCTCACCGGTGAAACAGGCGCCGGCAAATCGATGCTCGTGGAAGCCATCGATTTACTCGTCGGCGGACGAGCGAGCGCGGACCTGGTGCGCACCGGCGAGGAGACCGCCACTATTCAAGCGATCTTCGAGCGCGAGGACGGGCGCGAAGTCATCGTCCGTCGCGAGATTTCTTCGCAGGGCCGCAGCCGCGCGTTTATTGATGATGCGCTCGCCACCTCGGCCGCCCTGCGGCAACTGGGCGCGTCGCTCGTGGACCTGCACGGACAGCACGAACACCAGACATTACTGAATCCGCTGGAACACGCCGGACTGGTGGACGCGTACGCCGGGCATCATGAACTGGCCTCTGATGTGGCCCGACTGTTTGCCGAGTGGCGTGCGGCCGCCGGCGCCCTGGAACGAACGCGACTCTCGGAGCGCGAGAAGGCGGCGCGCATCGAGACCGTGACCTTTCACCTTGCCGAACTCGATCGCGTGGCGCCAACGCCGGGTGAGGACGATCGACTCGCCGGTGATCGCCAAGTGCTCGCGAATGTTGACCGCCTCGAACGGCTCTCGACCGAAGCCTACGGCGCTTTGTATGACAAGGAAGGGTCGGCGCTCGAATCTCTGGCGGTCGTCTGGAAGCGGGTTGCCGATCTCGCCGAGATCGATCCGCGATTTGCGCCGTACGTCGATCAGCGCGATGAAGTGAAAGCCCGTCTCGAAGACCTGGCCTTCATGCTGCGGTCCTATGCGGGTGACCTCGACGCCTCGCCCGAACGGTTGCAACTCACCGAAGACCGCCTGGCCGCGATCGAGCGGCTGAAGAAGAAGTACGGACCGACGCTGGACGAGGTCATCGCCTCACGCCAGGCGTTCCATGACGAATTGGCCGCCCTCGAGGCCAACGACGAGCGAGCTGCCGTGCTTGAGCGAGAGGCCGCGGCGGCGGCTGAGAGGTTCCGGCTTCGGGCGCTCGAACTGTCGGCGTCCCGAAAGGCGGCGGGGAAGCGCCTGTCGGCCGCACTCGAGTCCGCGCTCGGTCAGCTCGCCATGCCCAGCGCCCGGGTCGACGTCCGGGTCTCTTCAAGTCCGGACCAGCCAGACACCTGGACCGCCCTCGGAGTGGACGCCGTCGAATTCTTCCTGTCCCCGAACCCTGGCGAGGACCTCCGCCCGTTGGCACGCATTGCCTCAGGTGGCGAGCTCTCCCGCATCATGCTGGCCCTCAAGACTCTGGCCACCCCTGATGTGGCCGGCCGGACGCTCATCTTTGACGAGGTTGATGCCGGCATCGGCGGGGCAGCCGCGGATGCGGTCGGCGCCAGGCTCCAGCAACTGGGCGCGCGGTTCCAGGTCCTGTGTATTACCCACCTGCCGCAGATTGCCTCACGCGGGGTGTCCCACCTCCACATCGCCAAACAGGTCAAACAGGGCCGCACCATCACCGCGGTCTCGCGGCTCGACGGGGAGGACCGCGAACTTGAGATTGCCAGGATGATTGCGGGGCAGGACGTGTCCGCCCCAATCCTGGCGTCCGCCCGCGACATGCTGGCCGCCCGCCGTTTCGTCGAAGATAAAGCAAAAGGCGAAAGCGAAAGTGGGTCGATGGCGAAAGCGAAAGGCAAGCGGCGTGGCGCGTAA
- the miaB gene encoding tRNA (N6-isopentenyl adenosine(37)-C2)-methylthiotransferase MiaB, producing the protein MARKYRLETFGCQMNFHDSERIAGLLEADGFELAGSDAEADLLVLNTCSVRERAEDKLHHRLAEIRGAARAAGRRPTIAVTGCVAQQEGAKLIDSDKSIDVVVGTQALKQLPALVREATERQARLVDIQPYDDVSFPLGVAKASDPSRAWVTIIEGCNEFCSFCVVPYTRGHERMRPVADILAEVERAAQSGRVEVQLLGQIVNHYQAPDDASCDFAALLERVSAVPGIRRIRFASPHPRHATDRLIAAIRDLPKVCRHFHLPVQSGSNAVLQAMRRRYTREDYLALVTKLRADVPGISVSTDVIVGFPGETESHFEETMDLVRRVQFSSMYSFKYSPRPNTLAFKRLSDDVLESDKTRRIMALQALQAEIQLGLYQQQVGSVVEVLVESKSRRRDWELAGRTDGWVLVNFSGSEELIGQFVQVRVTSAAPNSLRGEVAEVAHAH; encoded by the coding sequence GTGGCGCGTAAATACCGCCTCGAGACCTTCGGCTGTCAGATGAACTTCCACGACAGCGAACGCATTGCAGGACTGCTGGAGGCGGACGGGTTCGAACTGGCTGGCTCAGATGCCGAGGCCGATCTGCTGGTTCTCAATACCTGCAGTGTCCGTGAACGGGCAGAAGACAAGCTCCATCATCGCCTCGCCGAAATTCGAGGCGCGGCACGCGCGGCCGGTCGGCGCCCCACAATCGCGGTCACTGGCTGTGTGGCACAGCAGGAGGGCGCCAAGCTCATCGACAGCGACAAATCCATTGATGTGGTCGTCGGCACCCAGGCCCTCAAGCAGCTCCCGGCCCTTGTGCGTGAGGCCACCGAGCGCCAGGCCAGACTCGTCGATATCCAGCCGTACGACGATGTGTCGTTTCCGTTGGGGGTGGCAAAAGCCTCCGACCCGTCGCGGGCCTGGGTGACCATCATCGAGGGCTGCAACGAATTTTGCTCGTTTTGCGTGGTGCCGTACACCCGCGGCCACGAGCGGATGCGGCCCGTGGCCGACATCCTCGCAGAAGTCGAACGCGCGGCACAGAGCGGACGGGTCGAGGTGCAACTGCTTGGCCAGATCGTCAATCACTACCAGGCGCCCGATGATGCTTCGTGCGACTTTGCGGCGTTGTTGGAGCGGGTGAGTGCGGTGCCCGGCATCAGGCGGATTCGATTTGCGAGTCCCCATCCCAGGCACGCGACCGACCGGCTGATCGCCGCGATACGCGACCTGCCCAAGGTCTGCCGGCACTTCCATCTGCCCGTCCAGTCAGGATCCAATGCCGTCCTTCAGGCCATGCGGCGCCGCTACACGCGCGAGGACTACCTGGCTCTGGTGACAAAGCTACGAGCCGACGTGCCGGGCATTTCTGTCTCAACGGACGTGATTGTCGGGTTCCCTGGCGAGACGGAAAGCCACTTCGAAGAGACCATGGACCTGGTTCGAAGGGTGCAGTTTTCGTCGATGTATTCATTCAAGTACTCGCCCCGGCCGAACACGCTGGCCTTCAAGCGTTTGTCTGATGACGTTCTGGAGTCCGACAAGACGCGCCGGATCATGGCCCTCCAGGCTCTGCAGGCGGAGATTCAGCTCGGCCTTTATCAGCAGCAGGTCGGCTCGGTCGTTGAGGTTTTGGTGGAATCAAAATCACGTCGCAGGGATTGGGAGCTGGCGGGGCGCACCGATGGCTGGGTGCTGGTCAATTTCTCCGGCTCTGAAGAGTTGATTGGCCAGTTTGTTCAGGTGCGGGTGACGTCGGCCGCGCCGAACAGCCTGCGTGGGGAAGTCGCGGAGGTCGCGCATGCTCATTGA
- a CDS encoding bifunctional nuclease family protein, translated as MLIEMSVKGLMVDPLTNLPIIILRDEANERVLPIWVGPVEANAIALQMENVATPRPMTHDLLRQLLEGMGGRLNRVIIHELRESTFYAFLEVIRDNERLLIDARPSDALALSLRAKVPIFVNESVFSNVQAVDVGPQHVDQERLQRWLESLDPDDLGYKM; from the coding sequence ATGCTCATTGAGATGTCGGTCAAGGGACTGATGGTGGACCCGCTGACCAACCTGCCGATCATCATTCTGCGAGACGAGGCGAATGAGCGGGTGCTGCCGATCTGGGTCGGTCCCGTTGAGGCCAACGCGATCGCCCTCCAGATGGAGAACGTCGCGACGCCTCGGCCGATGACCCACGACCTGCTGCGGCAGCTTCTTGAGGGGATGGGTGGCCGGTTGAACCGCGTCATCATTCACGAACTGCGGGAGAGTACTTTTTATGCTTTCCTCGAGGTCATTCGCGACAACGAGCGGTTGCTGATTGACGCCCGCCCGAGTGACGCCCTGGCGCTCTCACTTCGGGCCAAGGTCCCCATCTTCGTCAACGAGAGCGTCTTCTCGAACGTCCAGGCGGTGGATGTGGGACCGCAACACGTCGATCAGGAGCGATTACAGCGCTGGCTTGAGAGCCTGGATCCGGATGATCTTGGCTACAAGATGTAG
- a CDS encoding ParA family protein: protein MIIAIANQKGGVGKTTTAINLAAAFSLRGQRTLLVDLDPQANSTMSYVDVATVERSVYDAITDPAVAIQDIVKASSHPNLWVAPSRIALAKLEGKLSGELDSHFRLKDKLAPIINDYEAIVIDCPPALGLLTVNALVAATHLLIPIQSSYFALEGTDDLLETIEKVRMRANTDLRILGVVITMHDKRTALAKDIRAQIDKVFGKKVFKTVITKSVRLEESPAYKESIFKFAPESSGATEYYRLCEEVLDRV, encoded by the coding sequence ATGATTATTGCCATTGCCAACCAGAAGGGCGGCGTCGGCAAAACGACCACCGCCATTAATCTGGCGGCAGCGTTTTCCCTTCGGGGCCAGCGTACGCTTCTGGTCGACCTCGATCCCCAGGCCAACAGCACGATGTCCTACGTGGACGTGGCGACGGTGGAGCGTTCGGTCTACGACGCGATCACCGATCCCGCGGTCGCGATCCAGGACATCGTCAAGGCGTCTTCCCATCCGAATCTGTGGGTGGCACCGTCGCGCATCGCGCTGGCCAAGCTCGAGGGGAAGCTGTCGGGCGAGCTCGACTCGCACTTCCGGCTCAAGGACAAACTCGCGCCGATCATCAACGACTACGAGGCCATTGTCATCGACTGTCCGCCGGCGCTGGGGTTGCTGACGGTCAACGCACTCGTGGCGGCCACGCACCTGTTGATTCCGATTCAGTCGTCGTACTTCGCACTTGAGGGCACGGACGATTTGCTCGAGACGATTGAGAAGGTCCGTATGCGGGCCAACACCGACCTTCGGATTCTCGGCGTGGTCATTACCATGCACGACAAACGCACGGCCCTGGCGAAGGACATCCGTGCCCAGATCGACAAGGTCTTTGGCAAGAAGGTGTTCAAGACGGTGATTACGAAGAGCGTCAGGCTGGAGGAAAGTCCGGCGTACAAAGAGTCCATTTTTAAGTTCGCACCAGAGTCGTCTGGCGCGACAGAGTATTACCGGCTTTGCGAGGAGGTGTTGGATCGTGTCTAA
- a CDS encoding ParB/RepB/Spo0J family partition protein produces MRHDEHYVDALTNSAGTPIGRMIPIDEIDPNPDQPRQVMGDLSELMASIAEKGIIEPLIVRQRGGRYQIVAGERRYQASVQVGLRELPVVIRDVDDNEIVEVALVENIQRKDLSAFEEAEALHTLAERCGYTHEDLARRMGKSRTNVTESLALAQMPTEVRNLCRLADISSKSLLLQIVRQQDPQKMIALIERLTRDGGGAAVTREQARKVAAKPKPGRPKAFVFKYLPPAKTFSLKLQFKKSEVDKTEVIAALEGIIADLRKS; encoded by the coding sequence ATGCGTCATGACGAACACTACGTGGACGCGCTGACCAACTCGGCGGGCACGCCGATCGGCCGGATGATTCCCATCGACGAGATTGACCCCAACCCGGATCAGCCGCGCCAGGTCATGGGCGACCTGTCGGAGTTGATGGCGTCCATTGCCGAGAAGGGAATCATCGAGCCGCTGATCGTCCGCCAGCGCGGCGGCCGGTACCAGATTGTTGCCGGCGAGCGCCGGTATCAAGCCTCGGTCCAGGTGGGGCTCCGCGAGCTGCCGGTCGTCATTCGCGATGTGGACGACAACGAGATTGTGGAAGTCGCGCTCGTTGAGAACATCCAGCGCAAGGACCTGAGCGCCTTTGAAGAAGCCGAGGCGCTCCATACACTGGCCGAACGCTGCGGATACACCCACGAAGATCTCGCACGGCGGATGGGGAAGTCGCGTACCAACGTCACGGAGTCTCTGGCGCTCGCGCAGATGCCCACAGAGGTCAGAAATCTCTGTCGGCTGGCCGACATTTCCTCTAAGTCGTTGCTTTTACAGATAGTTAGGCAACAGGACCCACAGAAAATGATCGCGTTAATAGAGCGATTGACCAGGGATGGCGGCGGTGCCGCTGTAACGCGTGAACAGGCGCGGAAAGTGGCCGCAAAACCGAAGCCTGGTCGTCCCAAGGCGTTCGTCTTCAAGTACCTTCCGCCGGCAAAAACCTTTAGTCTGAAGCTCCAGTTCAAGAAGTCTGAAGTGGACAAGACGGAAGTCATCGCCGCACTCGAAGGCATCATCGCCGACCTCCGAAAGAGTTGA